The following coding sequences are from one Candidatus Nitrohelix vancouverensis window:
- a CDS encoding CBS domain-containing protein: MDKIKTYMNKNVVSVDHTATVMETVQLMAERNIGSAVVMKNGALVGIFTETDLLKKIVAVEAHPERIGVERVMSEKIYTEDLNASMAAALVKMEQHDIRHLVILDGKDLIGMLSIRDLVRYIVGKFSLKKE, translated from the coding sequence TTGGACAAGATCAAAACTTATATGAACAAGAATGTGGTCAGCGTCGATCACACGGCGACGGTGATGGAAACCGTGCAGTTGATGGCTGAGCGGAATATAGGTTCCGCTGTGGTGATGAAAAATGGCGCTCTGGTCGGAATTTTTACTGAGACGGATTTGTTGAAGAAAATTGTCGCTGTTGAAGCGCATCCTGAGCGTATCGGCGTCGAGCGGGTGATGTCGGAAAAGATTTATACTGAAGATCTAAACGCTTCCATGGCGGCGGCTTTGGTGAAAATGGAGCAACACGACATTCGTCATTTGGTCATACTTGATGGTAAGGATTTGATCGGGATGTTGTCGATCCGTGATTTAGTGCGTTACATCGTTGGGAAGTTTTCTCTAAAGAAGGAATGA
- a CDS encoding cyclic nucleotide-binding domain-containing protein, producing the protein MSGTEILKWMDESSFFDAFTIDEKVQLLEHSLEFFRYRKGDKVIKKGHADQSVYLILRGSVNVESFQNRRDFVIATLKEGSLFGELSLLREGTRLFNVIARDSVVVMKVDVKRYEAMPHNLQLKFNDKFLEIMLERFEEMNETYAELLDSRRKEEG; encoded by the coding sequence ATGTCTGGCACAGAAATATTGAAGTGGATGGATGAGTCGAGTTTTTTCGACGCCTTCACAATCGACGAAAAGGTTCAGCTTCTTGAGCATTCTTTGGAGTTTTTCCGCTACAGGAAAGGCGACAAGGTCATTAAAAAGGGTCATGCGGACCAGTCTGTCTACCTGATTTTAAGGGGAAGCGTTAATGTTGAGAGTTTCCAGAATCGTCGGGATTTCGTGATCGCTACCCTGAAGGAAGGCAGTTTGTTTGGCGAGTTGTCTTTATTGCGCGAGGGAACGCGGCTGTTCAATGTGATCGCCAGGGATTCTGTTGTCGTCATGAAAGTGGATGTGAAGCGCTATGAAGCGATGCCGCATAACCTTCAACTTAAATTCAACGACAAGTTTCTTGAAATCATGCTGGAGCGGTTCGAAGAGATGAACGAGACCTATGCAGAGTTATTGGACTCACGGAGAAAAGAAGAGGGCTAG
- a CDS encoding cyclic nucleotide-binding domain-containing protein: MEPGVRAHLMSRHPFFTGFNRMELEEMSLEDELFRIYERRAKIIQEGEEEQALYIILSGHVSVFKATPEGGSAHIVEFRSGGIFGEFSLLRNGKRTSSVVAIESTHVCRLTPDRINAFGPKLEIKARNQVLKLVVRRYENLCQKYIDVLCQAGPV, from the coding sequence ATGGAGCCTGGAGTTCGCGCTCATTTAATGAGTCGTCATCCTTTTTTTACCGGCTTCAACCGAATGGAGCTGGAGGAAATGTCTCTGGAAGATGAGTTGTTCCGCATCTATGAGCGTAGGGCAAAAATCATCCAGGAGGGAGAAGAGGAGCAGGCCCTGTACATCATTTTGAGCGGGCATGTGTCCGTTTTCAAGGCGACTCCGGAAGGCGGCTCCGCTCATATCGTGGAGTTCAGATCGGGAGGGATTTTTGGGGAGTTTTCTTTACTAAGAAATGGCAAGCGAACCTCCAGCGTGGTCGCTATAGAGTCGACGCATGTCTGCCGTTTGACGCCGGATCGCATCAATGCCTTCGGCCCCAAACTGGAAATTAAAGCGAGAAATCAGGTGTTGAAGCTGGTCGTCAGGCGCTACGAAAACCTGTGTCAGAAATACATCGATGTGCTGTGTCAGGCAGGCCCTGTTTAA